TTGGTGCTTTGTACACCTGACAAAGAGCAGGAAGCAAAAGATGCCGGTGCAGACTATGTAGGCTTGGACGAGTACATCCAGAAGATTGAAAAAGGCTGGACTGATATTGATGTAATCATCACCATGCCTGCCGTTATGGCAAAAGTAGGTAGACTGGGACGTATCTTAGGACCAAGAAACTTAATGCCAAACCCTAAAGCAGGTACTGTTACACCAGATGTAGCAAAAGCTGTGAAAGAGGTTAAAGCTGGTAAGATTGACTTTAAAGTTGATAAGACCGGTATCATCCACACCAGCATTGGTAAAGTTTCTTTTGGACCAGACCAGTTGGCCGCTAACGCATCTGAGGTGATTGCCACCTTGAACCGCTTAAAGCCATCTTCTGCCAAAGGAACTTATATTAGAAGCATCACATTGTCAAGTACAATGAGTCCTGGTGTAGTAGTTGATAAATCCTCTATTTAACGAGACCAAGAGATGACACGGGAAGAGAAAGAAATCATTGTACGTGATTTGAGTGAGAAGCTTGCTCAAAACCCATTTGTCTATATCACTGACGCTTCAGATTTAACGGTAGCTACTATCAATAAATTCAGAAGATTGTGCTTTGATAGAGGCATTGAGTACAAAGT
This region of Rufibacter sp. LB8 genomic DNA includes:
- the rplA gene encoding 50S ribosomal protein L1; this translates as MARISKNRKAVLAKYDPSKEYSLLDAAGVVKEITFTKFDASVDIDVRLGVDPRKADQMVRGVVTLPHGTGKDVRVLVLCTPDKEQEAKDAGADYVGLDEYIQKIEKGWTDIDVIITMPAVMAKVGRLGRILGPRNLMPNPKAGTVTPDVAKAVKEVKAGKIDFKVDKTGIIHTSIGKVSFGPDQLAANASEVIATLNRLKPSSAKGTYIRSITLSSTMSPGVVVDKSSI